One genomic region from Rubinisphaera margarita encodes:
- a CDS encoding RNA polymerase sigma factor, with the protein MSDPNSLTTELRLVRGCMTDDAESLQSFVQRFRDSVYRLSFKILRHHEDAEDVVQETFVRAFRSLHHWDQTRPLRPWILTIAANRCRTALARRSRSAVVTSQDLAGSAPEKVSEATRQQTAELAEEVQLQLGQLKPHLRECFLLFYQEQLSCAEIAERLNRPEGTIKTWLHRGRQQLAAGLQRRGH; encoded by the coding sequence ATGTCCGATCCGAACTCGCTGACGACTGAACTTCGTCTCGTTCGCGGTTGCATGACCGACGACGCAGAGAGCCTGCAGTCGTTCGTGCAGCGGTTTCGCGACTCGGTGTATCGACTGAGTTTCAAGATCCTCAGGCATCACGAAGACGCCGAAGACGTCGTTCAGGAAACCTTTGTGCGAGCTTTTCGCAGCCTGCATCACTGGGATCAGACACGTCCGCTGCGTCCCTGGATTCTGACGATCGCCGCCAATCGCTGTCGGACCGCCCTGGCCCGTCGCAGTCGGTCTGCCGTGGTGACTTCGCAGGACCTGGCGGGATCCGCTCCCGAAAAGGTCTCCGAAGCGACGCGACAGCAGACGGCGGAACTTGCCGAGGAAGTGCAATTGCAGCTCGGTCAGCTGAAACCTCATTTGCGTGAATGTTTTCTGCTTTTCTATCAGGAACAGCTCTCTTGTGCCGAGATTGCGGAACGTCTCAACCGGCCCGAGGGAACAATTAAAACGTGGCTGCATCGAGGCCGTCAGCAACTGGCTGCTGGTCTTCAACGCCGCGGACATTGA
- a CDS encoding thioredoxin domain-containing protein — MSDTQGEPNRLIDETSPYLLQHAYNPVDWYPWGEEAFEAAREQSKPVFLSVGYSACHWCHVMERESFEHPQIAELMNRWFINVKVDREERPDVDQIYMTAVQLVTGRGGWPMSVFMTPEGAPFYGGTYWPPVAQQGMIGFADILAKINEYWQQHKDECVSKGKEMVSAIEEIQLQQQVKSMLKEDLLSHAADEVLKAADWTHGGFGTAPKFPHPVDLKMLMRCWKRFDNEKALEFVRLTLDKMWGGGIYDHLGGGFARYSTDQIWLAPHFEKMLYDNAQLVPLYLDAHAATGEKHYLTVATETLDYVLREMTSPEGGFYATQDADSEGVEGKFYIWKKSEIEALLGDDAEMFCRCYDVAEGGNWEGHTILNRTDQFDAARQESGLDEVAFEERLRQCRDTLLDAREERVHPARDDKHVLAWNGMMLSAFAQAAGMTGEPRYREATEKAGEFLLREMRAENGLLWHTMKDGQRKIPGFLDDYACFIEGLTDAALAVHNEAFLNAAVQLSERMIEQFYDDSAETFLYTPRDHEKLIVRIRDQFDNAIPSGSNLAIYALLKLGQLTGIDRLTSVAVKALDTVSGAMLHQPAGMGQTLLALDRYLGPVETLVCAGADASEVETIARELRNRFAPLATVLPLTESMANWPHLKDLVADKIAVDGQLTVYRCQGTSCDAPWVGKETIHQQLNTTT, encoded by the coding sequence ATGTCAGACACGCAAGGCGAGCCGAATCGGCTGATTGACGAAACCAGCCCCTATCTGTTGCAGCACGCGTACAATCCGGTTGACTGGTATCCCTGGGGCGAAGAAGCCTTCGAGGCTGCCCGCGAGCAGAGCAAACCTGTCTTTCTCTCCGTCGGGTACAGCGCCTGTCACTGGTGTCATGTGATGGAACGGGAGAGTTTCGAACACCCGCAGATCGCCGAATTGATGAACCGCTGGTTCATCAATGTGAAGGTCGACCGCGAAGAGCGTCCCGATGTTGACCAGATTTACATGACAGCCGTGCAACTGGTGACCGGCCGCGGCGGCTGGCCGATGTCCGTTTTCATGACGCCGGAGGGTGCCCCGTTCTATGGAGGAACCTATTGGCCGCCCGTCGCGCAGCAGGGCATGATCGGGTTTGCCGATATTCTCGCCAAGATCAACGAATACTGGCAGCAGCATAAAGACGAGTGCGTGTCCAAAGGGAAGGAGATGGTCTCGGCCATTGAGGAGATTCAGCTCCAGCAGCAGGTCAAGAGCATGCTCAAGGAGGACCTGTTGAGCCATGCCGCCGATGAAGTTCTGAAGGCCGCCGACTGGACTCACGGCGGATTCGGCACGGCTCCGAAGTTCCCCCATCCGGTCGACCTCAAAATGTTGATGCGATGCTGGAAACGCTTCGACAACGAGAAGGCGCTGGAGTTCGTACGGCTGACTCTCGACAAGATGTGGGGCGGTGGGATCTACGATCATCTCGGCGGCGGATTCGCCCGTTACTCGACCGACCAGATCTGGCTGGCTCCACACTTCGAGAAGATGCTCTACGACAATGCTCAGCTCGTGCCGTTGTATCTCGATGCCCACGCAGCGACAGGAGAGAAACACTATCTGACCGTCGCAACGGAAACGCTCGACTACGTCCTCCGGGAGATGACATCGCCCGAAGGCGGGTTCTACGCCACGCAGGATGCTGACAGTGAAGGTGTCGAAGGGAAGTTCTACATCTGGAAGAAATCGGAGATCGAAGCACTGCTCGGCGACGATGCCGAGATGTTCTGTCGCTGCTACGACGTGGCCGAAGGCGGCAACTGGGAAGGGCACACCATTCTCAATCGGACGGACCAGTTCGACGCCGCGCGGCAGGAATCGGGACTCGATGAAGTTGCGTTCGAGGAAAGACTCCGCCAGTGTCGCGACACACTGCTCGATGCGCGCGAAGAACGAGTGCATCCCGCGCGGGACGACAAGCATGTCCTGGCCTGGAACGGAATGATGCTCTCGGCCTTCGCCCAGGCGGCGGGGATGACCGGCGAACCCCGTTATCGAGAAGCCACAGAGAAAGCGGGCGAGTTCCTGCTGCGGGAAATGCGAGCCGAGAATGGTCTGCTCTGGCACACCATGAAAGACGGACAACGCAAGATCCCCGGCTTCCTGGACGATTACGCCTGCTTCATCGAAGGTCTGACCGACGCCGCCCTGGCCGTTCACAACGAAGCTTTCCTGAATGCAGCCGTCCAGCTCAGCGAGCGGATGATCGAGCAGTTCTACGACGATTCGGCCGAAACCTTCCTTTACACACCCCGGGATCATGAAAAGTTGATCGTTCGCATCCGCGATCAGTTCGACAACGCGATCCCGTCGGGATCGAATCTTGCCATTTATGCCTTGCTGAAACTGGGGCAGCTGACCGGCATCGATCGTTTGACCTCCGTCGCCGTCAAAGCACTCGATACCGTATCGGGGGCGATGCTGCACCAGCCCGCCGGGATGGGACAGACACTGCTCGCTCTCGATCGCTATCTGGGTCCCGTGGAAACTCTGGTCTGTGCCGGGGCTGATGCCTCTGAAGTCGAGACGATCGCTCGGGAACTGCGAAATCGATTCGCCCCGCTGGCTACCGTTCTCCCCCTAACCGAGTCGATGGCCAACTGGCCCCATCTTAAGGATCTCGTCGCCGACAAAATCGCGGTGGACGGACAGCTGACCGTCTACCGGTGTCAGGGAACGAGCTGCGACGCCCCGTGGGTCGGCAAAGAGACGATTCATCAGCAGTTGAACACAACAACCTGA
- a CDS encoding ribonucleotide-diphosphate reductase subunit beta, translating to MSTLSIQEQQLLDTPTERFKASEKRLINCARVDVNQLMPIKYSWAWEHYLNGCANHWMPTEVAMTKDIEIWKSNKLSDDERLVVMRNLGFFSTAESLVGNNLVLAIFKHVTNAECRQYLLRQAFEEAVHTHTFLYVVDSLGLNESEVFNMYHEVPAIARKDQFEMKLTAEVLADDFSTETYEGKQAFLRNLIGYYIIMEGIFFYTGFVMILSFHRRNLLTGIGEQFQYILRDESIHLNFGIDLINGIKAENPDIWTQEFQEHIIELVREAVELEIEYSTDCLPRGVLGLNGQLFRDYVQHIADRRLERIGLPTQFNSSNPFPWMSETMDLAKEKNFFETRVTEYQTGGALSWDE from the coding sequence ATGTCGACTCTCAGCATCCAGGAACAACAGCTTCTCGATACGCCGACCGAGCGGTTTAAGGCCAGTGAAAAGCGGCTGATCAACTGTGCCCGGGTTGATGTTAATCAGCTCATGCCGATCAAATACAGCTGGGCCTGGGAACATTATCTCAACGGTTGTGCCAATCACTGGATGCCGACCGAAGTGGCGATGACCAAGGACATCGAGATCTGGAAGTCGAACAAGCTGTCCGACGACGAACGTCTGGTCGTCATGCGGAACCTCGGCTTCTTCTCGACAGCCGAGTCGCTGGTTGGCAACAACCTCGTGCTGGCGATCTTCAAGCATGTGACGAACGCCGAGTGCCGGCAGTACCTGCTGCGGCAGGCGTTCGAAGAAGCCGTGCACACGCACACCTTCCTCTACGTGGTCGACAGCCTCGGCCTGAACGAGAGCGAAGTCTTCAACATGTACCACGAAGTCCCTGCGATCGCCCGCAAGGACCAGTTCGAGATGAAGCTGACGGCCGAAGTCCTCGCCGACGACTTCTCGACCGAGACCTACGAAGGCAAGCAGGCATTCCTGCGGAACCTCATCGGCTACTACATCATCATGGAAGGGATCTTCTTCTACACCGGCTTCGTGATGATTCTCTCCTTCCACCGCCGCAACCTGCTGACCGGGATCGGCGAGCAGTTCCAGTACATCCTCCGCGATGAGTCGATCCATCTGAACTTCGGCATCGACCTGATCAACGGCATCAAGGCCGAGAACCCGGACATCTGGACGCAGGAATTCCAGGAACACATCATCGAGCTGGTCCGCGAAGCGGTCGAACTGGAAATCGAATACTCGACCGACTGCCTCCCCCGCGGCGTCCTCGGCCTGAACGGTCAGCTGTTCCGCGACTACGTTCAGCACATCGCCGACCGTCGCCTCGAACGCATCGGCCTGCCCACCCAGTTCAACTCCAGCAACCCGTTCCCCTGGATGAGCGAAACGATGGACCTGGCCAAAGAAAAGAACTTCTTCGAAACCCGCGTCACCGAATACCAGACCGGCGGGGCGCTGTCCTGGGATGAGTAA
- a CDS encoding four helix bundle protein, with amino-acid sequence MKKTLEVPMSESGYRDLQVWVKAMALVEDVYRFAALFPDTERFGLTSQIQRAAVSIPSNIAEGYGCGGGDYGRHINIARGSLAELETQLEIADRLNYLTREQAKPIWQTAQEVGRMLTGLSKALKNRR; translated from the coding sequence ATGAAGAAGACGCTGGAGGTTCCGATGAGTGAGAGTGGTTATCGGGACCTTCAGGTGTGGGTGAAAGCGATGGCATTAGTTGAAGATGTTTATCGATTCGCCGCATTGTTTCCAGATACCGAACGCTTCGGCCTGACGAGCCAGATTCAACGAGCGGCCGTTTCGATTCCAAGTAATATCGCTGAGGGCTACGGATGTGGCGGCGGAGATTATGGCCGCCACATCAACATTGCTCGCGGCTCATTGGCAGAACTCGAAACGCAGCTCGAGATTGCCGACCGGTTAAACTATTTGACCCGAGAACAAGCCAAGCCGATCTGGCAAACCGCCCAGGAAGTGGGCCGCATGCTGACCGGTTTGTCCAAAGCATTGAAGAACAGGCGTTAG
- a CDS encoding ribonucleoside-diphosphate reductase subunit alpha — MTRPQTDWIVRKRDGRVSSFDLGRIERAMENAIRAELNLADKQPLDSEMQGIVKQISQEVAEQIAQSASSDQGVGVEEVQDAVELGLMKHGQYRVARRYIVYRAEHAKLRALRGEISLAEDGVTERVQMHVTFDDGTKIPFDSNRIHQRLAAACDGLESTCSVSALQEEVLKSIYDGITTREIYRAMILAARSRIERDPDYDIVAARLMLNVIYHDALGSAPSQKKLPQVYRNQFEHYVIDGITAERLSPGLRDFNLTEIADALRPERDTLFQYLGLQTIYDRYLIHVDGRRIETPQYFWMRVAMGLAVNEGEDKEQRAIEFYNMLSSMRFTSATPTLFNSATLHPQLSSCYLSTVSDDLEHIFKVISDNAKLSKWAGGLGNDWSNIRATNAHIHGTNGQSQGVIPFLKVVNDTAVAVNQGGKRKGAVCAYLETWHLDIEDFLDLRKNTGDDRRRTHDMHTANWIPDLFMKRVQANEEWTLFSPDDVPDLHDLMGSAFEERYRHYEKLAADGEMEMFRKVSAVELWRKMLTRLFETGHPWITWKDPSNVRSPQDHCGVVHSSNLCTEILLNTSKDETAVCNLGSINLKNHIVNGQLDLEMLRETTMTAMRMLDNVIDINYYPTPEAKRSNQRHRPVGLGLMGFQDALLAMGLSYSSDEAVEFADRSMEAISYYAILASSELAKERGKYSSYDGSKWDRGLLPIDTLDVLEQERGEALDVDRSASLDWTPVRESVAKYGMRNSNCMAIAPTATISTIIGVSQSIEPSYKHLYVKSNLSGEFTQVNTVLVKELKSRHLWDDDMLDALKYYDGALAEIDRIPADVKVRYQTAFEVEPYWLIECAARRQKWIDMGQSLNLYMQAPSGKKLNDMYIDAWKKGLKTTYYLRSLAATQVEKSTVDVNKFGIQPRWMKNKSASGDIRLDRGHAATETPVEIPATMVGQTCDPDNPDCEACQ, encoded by the coding sequence ATGACTCGGCCGCAAACAGACTGGATTGTCCGCAAACGTGATGGTCGTGTGTCTTCGTTCGATCTGGGACGCATCGAGCGAGCCATGGAGAACGCGATCCGCGCCGAGCTGAATCTGGCGGACAAGCAGCCGCTCGATTCCGAAATGCAGGGCATCGTCAAGCAGATCAGCCAGGAAGTCGCTGAGCAGATTGCCCAGTCGGCCAGCTCTGACCAGGGTGTCGGCGTCGAAGAAGTCCAGGATGCCGTCGAACTGGGTCTCATGAAGCACGGCCAGTACCGTGTTGCCCGACGTTATATTGTCTATCGTGCTGAGCATGCAAAGCTGCGGGCTCTGCGCGGAGAAATCAGTCTGGCTGAAGATGGCGTGACTGAACGGGTACAGATGCACGTCACCTTCGACGACGGCACCAAAATCCCGTTCGACAGCAACCGCATTCATCAGCGTCTGGCCGCCGCCTGTGACGGTCTGGAAAGCACCTGCTCGGTTTCGGCTCTCCAGGAAGAAGTGCTCAAGTCGATTTACGACGGCATTACCACCCGCGAAATCTATCGGGCAATGATTCTGGCCGCCCGGTCTCGCATCGAACGCGATCCGGACTACGACATTGTCGCCGCCCGGCTGATGCTCAACGTGATTTATCACGACGCTCTTGGCAGTGCCCCGAGCCAGAAGAAGCTGCCGCAGGTTTACCGCAATCAGTTCGAGCACTACGTGATCGACGGCATCACGGCTGAGCGACTTTCGCCGGGCCTGCGTGATTTCAACCTGACCGAAATCGCCGACGCCTTGCGTCCGGAACGCGACACGCTGTTCCAGTACCTCGGTCTGCAGACGATTTACGATCGCTACCTGATCCATGTCGACGGCCGCCGGATCGAGACGCCGCAATACTTCTGGATGCGGGTCGCGATGGGCCTGGCTGTAAACGAAGGCGAAGACAAGGAACAGCGGGCAATCGAGTTCTACAACATGCTTTCGTCAATGCGGTTCACTTCCGCCACGCCGACGCTGTTCAACTCCGCGACGCTGCATCCGCAGCTCAGCTCCTGCTACCTGTCGACGGTCAGCGATGATCTCGAACACATCTTCAAAGTCATCTCCGACAACGCCAAACTCTCCAAGTGGGCCGGCGGACTGGGCAACGACTGGTCGAACATCCGTGCGACCAACGCTCACATTCACGGCACCAACGGCCAGAGTCAGGGTGTGATCCCGTTCCTCAAGGTTGTCAACGACACCGCCGTGGCCGTCAACCAGGGGGGCAAGCGAAAGGGAGCCGTCTGTGCTTACCTTGAAACCTGGCACCTCGACATTGAAGACTTCCTCGATCTGCGGAAGAACACCGGAGACGATCGCCGTCGTACGCACGACATGCACACGGCCAACTGGATTCCCGACCTGTTCATGAAGCGGGTGCAGGCCAACGAAGAATGGACCCTGTTCAGCCCGGACGACGTTCCCGATCTGCACGACCTCATGGGATCGGCCTTCGAAGAGCGGTATCGCCACTACGAGAAGCTGGCCGCGGATGGCGAGATGGAGATGTTCCGCAAGGTGAGCGCGGTTGAGCTCTGGCGGAAGATGCTGACCCGCCTGTTCGAAACCGGACACCCGTGGATCACCTGGAAAGATCCGTCCAACGTGCGTTCGCCTCAGGACCATTGCGGTGTCGTCCACAGCAGTAACCTCTGTACCGAGATTCTGCTGAATACCTCCAAGGACGAAACGGCGGTTTGTAACCTGGGTTCGATCAACCTGAAGAACCACATCGTCAATGGGCAGCTCGATCTTGAGATGCTCCGCGAAACGACCATGACCGCGATGCGGATGCTCGATAACGTGATCGACATCAACTACTACCCGACACCGGAAGCGAAACGCTCCAACCAGCGTCACCGTCCGGTCGGCCTCGGACTGATGGGCTTCCAGGATGCTCTGCTCGCTATGGGGCTCAGCTACAGCAGCGACGAAGCCGTCGAGTTCGCCGACCGCAGCATGGAAGCGATTTCGTACTACGCGATTCTGGCCTCTTCCGAGCTGGCCAAAGAACGCGGCAAGTACTCCAGCTACGACGGTTCAAAATGGGACCGCGGCCTCCTGCCGATCGATACACTCGACGTGCTTGAACAGGAACGTGGAGAAGCCCTCGATGTCGACCGCAGTGCGTCGCTGGACTGGACGCCGGTTCGGGAATCGGTTGCGAAGTACGGCATGCGAAACAGCAACTGCATGGCCATCGCTCCGACTGCCACGATTTCGACGATCATCGGCGTCTCGCAGTCGATCGAGCCGTCCTACAAGCATCTGTATGTGAAGAGTAACCTGTCGGGCGAATTCACGCAGGTCAACACGGTGCTGGTCAAGGAACTGAAGAGTCGCCACCTGTGGGACGACGACATGCTCGACGCTCTGAAGTACTACGACGGAGCCCTGGCTGAAATCGATCGAATTCCGGCTGATGTCAAGGTTCGCTATCAGACCGCCTTCGAAGTGGAGCCGTACTGGCTCATCGAATGTGCGGCTCGTCGCCAGAAGTGGATCGACATGGGTCAGTCGCTCAACCTGTATATGCAGGCCCCGAGCGGCAAGAAGCTCAACGACATGTACATCGACGCCTGGAAGAAGGGTCTCAAGACGACTTACTACCTGCGTTCGCTCGCCGCGACGCAGGTCGAAAAGTCGACCGTCGACGTTAACAAGTTCGGCATTCAACCCCGGTGGATGAAAAACAAGTCAGCCTCCGGCGACATCCGCCTCGACCGCGGCCACGCAGCCACCGAAACCCCGGTCGAAATCCCGGCCACAATGGTCGGCCAGACGTGTGACCCGGACAACCCGGACTGCGAAGCGTGTCAGTAA